One Verrucomicrobiales bacterium DNA window includes the following coding sequences:
- a CDS encoding general secretion pathway protein GspK: protein MKRVNRKQERGIALIMVLMVVAVLITIAGGFAISMKVETTLARNASWDTELEWMGRSGIEIAKWALSQSKNAREDYLGQAWAGGHSPGEENAEVDALIGQWITPIGGGGRYRVEIEDMDRKFNLNSPQVNQDRMLMESALNFIGLDASVIPTMVGSIKDWIDPDNLVSPGGAESEFYEKFDPPYRAKNGMMDDISELLYVNGVRDNPNAFWGSGAPSARRHTKSARQSVFEEQQYENGLRDLFSAWPMGGGTATPGLLNINTASVAAMMAIPGMVEGIANEIIQARQSPNGDIVPVPPQAVIRDPQMLRFFKSQSSAFQVKVVAEAGKNSRTFIGRLLRRGPKQFQLVDFAIQEL from the coding sequence ATGAAACGCGTTAACAGGAAGCAAGAAAGAGGTATCGCTCTGATCATGGTTTTGATGGTCGTGGCGGTGCTCATCACCATCGCAGGAGGCTTTGCTATCTCCATGAAAGTCGAGACCACACTCGCTCGGAATGCGTCGTGGGATACCGAGTTGGAGTGGATGGGCCGCTCGGGCATTGAGATCGCAAAATGGGCGCTGAGCCAGTCAAAAAACGCCCGGGAGGACTACCTCGGACAAGCCTGGGCTGGCGGCCATTCTCCTGGCGAGGAAAACGCGGAGGTGGACGCGCTGATTGGGCAATGGATCACCCCAATAGGCGGAGGAGGACGCTATCGCGTCGAGATCGAGGATATGGATCGGAAGTTCAATTTGAATTCACCTCAAGTGAACCAAGATCGGATGCTCATGGAGAGTGCGTTGAACTTCATCGGTTTGGATGCCTCAGTCATTCCGACAATGGTGGGGTCCATTAAGGACTGGATTGACCCGGACAATCTCGTGTCGCCGGGTGGGGCGGAGAGTGAGTTCTACGAGAAGTTTGACCCGCCCTATCGAGCGAAGAACGGGATGATGGATGATATCTCGGAGCTCCTGTATGTGAACGGAGTGAGAGACAATCCGAACGCATTTTGGGGCAGCGGTGCGCCGTCGGCGCGACGACATACTAAGTCTGCTCGGCAGAGTGTATTCGAGGAGCAGCAGTATGAGAACGGCCTGCGGGATCTATTTTCGGCCTGGCCCATGGGAGGTGGGACAGCAACGCCTGGATTGTTGAATATCAACACCGCGTCCGTTGCGGCCATGATGGCAATACCCGGGATGGTCGAAGGGATTGCTAATGAAATCATCCAGGCCAGGCAGAGTCCGAACGGCGACATAGTTCCGGTTCCTCCGCAAGCTGTGATTCGGGATCCTCAGATGCTCAGATTCTTCAAATCGCAGAGCAGTGCTTTCCAGGTAAAGGTGGTGGCTGAGGCGGGGAAGAACTCGAGGACATTTATCGGTAGGCTTCTGCGTCGAGGCCCAAAGCAATTCCAGCTGGTGGATTTTGCGATTCAGGAGTTATGA
- the bioD gene encoding dethiobiotin synthase, with amino-acid sequence MTGTDTGVGKTVFTIRLLRELRRAGKSAIALKPFCSGDREDALRLVEEMNGEKTLEEINPYYCERPVAPGVAPLLGESEPGPSLPEILRKISDSGRGYEWVIVEGAGGVLVPLTERLMVADLIRALKCPALVVGRDRLGTVNHSLLTLFELQRRRIPILRLVLMENSEKDLSRKSNKSVISQLFVNQDVIGFPEVEPYPKLRSKSKAAERILKITLAKIWDPRIVWPR; translated from the coding sequence GTGACTGGGACTGACACCGGAGTAGGGAAAACGGTGTTTACGATCCGGCTTCTACGTGAGCTGCGAAGGGCTGGGAAGAGCGCCATAGCCCTGAAGCCATTTTGCAGTGGAGATCGTGAGGACGCGCTCCGCCTAGTGGAGGAGATGAACGGAGAAAAGACCCTCGAGGAAATCAATCCCTACTACTGTGAGAGACCCGTTGCACCGGGCGTAGCGCCACTCTTGGGTGAGAGCGAACCAGGTCCAAGTTTGCCTGAAATACTGAGGAAAATAAGTGATTCTGGGCGGGGCTATGAGTGGGTGATTGTTGAGGGTGCGGGCGGAGTTTTAGTGCCACTCACCGAGCGTTTGATGGTTGCTGACCTAATTAGGGCGCTGAAATGCCCCGCCTTGGTGGTGGGTCGTGACCGATTGGGGACTGTTAATCACTCGTTGCTCACGCTTTTTGAGCTTCAGCGCAGAAGGATTCCGATACTTCGATTGGTTTTGATGGAAAATTCTGAAAAAGATTTGTCTCGGAAGAGCAACAAATCAGTCATTTCACAACTCTTTGTAAATCAGGATGTTATTGGATTTCCGGAGGTGGAACCATACCCAAAATTGAGGTCGAAATCGAAGGCGGCCGAAAGAATTTTGAAAATAACCCTTGCGAAGATTTGGGATCCCCGTATTGTCTGGCCTCGTTGA